CTATAAAGGACAGCAGGTACTAATCATTTAAATCAAACTAAAGGATCATTTCCCTGGGGttacttttttcttaaaggaCATGTTTAAGATAGCTTACTGGTCATACTTCTTCAGGTGAAACTCCAGTGTGttaaagagagagagctgcagtaTGGCCAGAGGATAGGTTTGAGAAGGTCTCAGGTGAGATGGAGCTTGCTGCAGTCTGATGTAGAGAAAAGACAGCTGTAGGCAGAGGCTGGATACAGGGACAGGAGCCAGACAATGAATAAAACCATTTATATAGTCctcttacatttatttatttaatttcaaagtgaaaccCAAAGGCTTGTTACATATACCCATAACAGTACTTTTTTTTACTACTACTGctacagcaacagcaacaaaagcaacaacaacaacaacgatAATAATATGTACACTGCTTTGGCAAAGCAAACTGATAtttccatgccaataaagcttGTTAAATTGAAGTGAAATGAatcatagatagatagatagatcttTCCAAATTATTGTAAGCATATGACATTCAACAATCTAATCATCTTTAACTTGTGAAGCATACtaaatgtataaatattttGAGATAACAGAATTTTGTgctgtaagtcataatcattaagattaaacaaaaaaaaaagtctaattttaGCTGCAACTGTATagacacaaaatatttattgaataaataaataaatacgtTATTTGGTTTACATATCCAGAAAGGAGACGGGACAAGAACTAATGTGATCCCACTACCCCTTCTCTACAAACTAGTAGGTCTAATAGTTAACTATTGAGCTCGCTTGTTAGTTGAAACCTTTGTAATAAGGATTTCACTTGCATTTGTTctaattttattatatttatgaCAAATAATCTTGTCctacagtaaaatataaatcaattgattaaaatatcatttaaatcAAACTATTCAATCTTGTAAAccttaataaaaatataacattcaTTACtgataaatcatttttctttaaaaataatgaatttctTCATTCTTAGTAACATAAATTCATAAGTGATGTTTTACTTCAGGCTATCGAAAAATAACCTATTAATCTAAGTTACAGCTTATGCATGTATTTTTGTACATATATTTAAACCCCTACAGATAAACCGTCAAAAGCACaaattattttctaaattaaaaaaaggaagtattattccttttttatgtCAATCAATAAACGAACTTTGTGCGCGTTGGTAAGTTCGATTTTATTCACCGCTAAGTCCGGTGGGTGGAGTTTAAGTAACTAGACggttttctgaaaagtcctacAATTAATTGACGTCTCTGCGCCTTTTAACCCTAGGGTCAATCATTCGGTCTCCAGGGAAAGGAAAAGACCAAACTCACTGACAGTTCAGGAGTGTGTAAGGTTTAAAGTAAACCATGAACTCTCACCGCTCCTTGTCTGATGCTCGTTGCTAAACGCCGCCCGCGCTGCGCCATTTTGAAAGTGTAATGCTGGGAGAGGCAGAGGCGAGGGAAATCTCAAAGTAGAGTGCAAAGTCTGAAATTCACTGCAGAGGATTGTGTTCTACTTTCTTTGGCTGAAACTTGTTTAATACCGTGTTTATCAGCGGGGGCGAAAAGCTGAGCGGTCGTCGGAGTTGCTCTCAGCACTTTAAGGTTTattcctcctctgctgctcaGACAGAACCACCCGAGCCGACCCGGGTCAGCACTGCTCCTGTCCGGGGCCTGAGCCCGCTACAGACAGCCTCTGTCTGAGTCTCTCACCATGGCAGgtaaaagtaaagattaaaCGCCTTTAATGTGTATTAGGTTTAATTCTTATCGGGCAGTTACTTCCCTGTTCAGCACACATCGCGGTTTGCCCCTCTGTTATGGATCAGTAGCATAGGTTAGCTTGAAAGCTATGCTAGTGTGTCACACAGACACTGTGAAAGTGAGAGTTGTGGAGCGCAAACAAGCTTAAACTACCACCCATACGGGTGACTATGCTACTACAGTTTAAATATTTACTTAGTATTTAGTCACGGCCTGCCTTTGCCTCATGTAACTGAGTTAAGCTAAGTTAGCAGCAGGCTAACGCGTGTAAAGTTGTATCTGAAGGAGGTGTGGTAAAAACTTTGGATTATGTCTCTTGCAGGGGCCGGTGGTGGGAACAGTGATGTGCAGTGGTGTTTTTCCCAAGTCAAAGGAGCTATAGATGATGAAGTGGCTGAAGGTAAGTCCATGTGGTGGTCACTGAACAGAGGCTAGCCTGCACTGTCTGTCTGACATCCTGTGCATGATTGTTTTGAAGTTAGCACTAATGCTAACACTTCTTCATTGAGTTATTCATTCATAACTGTCTGTAGAGTGAGAGCTAGTGCATTGCATTAAAATGATAGCATGTGAGTAAAGGGGTCAGTATGTAGAAGTTCAGATTATTCGGATGGCTACCATTTATTAATTTCTGCAATATTGTTAGCCTGTTTACCCCCTTTACAGCATTTACCTAGTGTCTGAAGTAGAGGTTGCATGCAAAAGGACGAAGTTGCACCATCCTATGTTTTTTATCTTTGCACTACAGGGGCATCAAGCAAGAAGGAAGTCATTtacttgtgtttattttgttgtgcAATCAGCTTGCTGATTGGTTCAATTCTAACATGTTATGTTTTATGTTGTCGGAGTCAAAAAACAAGCTGTCCCTCAGCTTTATGCACATCTAGACACACCAAGAGTTATATTTTTGAGGCTTCCACTGCCATCAAATAGCTTTCTAGAATAAATGTCTTTGTTAGTATTCAAAGTACTTTTCTAATAGGTTTGATAGGCCCCCTATGCTAAAACTTCCTATGGCTGTGATTTGAACACAGTACTTGGAATCTGTAATTTGAATTAGTCCAAAAATAGCTCAGGGGTTCTTGGATTTTAACATAACGAAAGTATGATTAAAAGTCCATTGATTACCCCTTTCCCATCCTCACAGTCCAATGACTGTGTTCACACATCTACCTTTAACAAGCATGTTTACAGTACATGCAGAACTTATTTGTGTGTAAGAGACTACACAGCTGTTTACAGTAAGCTCTGCCTGAGAACACGTATGAATGTGAGCCTCTCCTTCTGTCAATACATAGCACTACATAGGCTGTAAACTCAACACTACAACAGCGTTGTAGTTTTTATTTGACTCTCCTTCAATTTTCCTGAGTTTGTGCAGAGTCAGGTCGTATCAGGCGCTTTGTGTGCTGTGTTAAAGGAGGAACAACACCACAGTCTATATTAAGGATTGCTCTCACTCCGAATAGTGCCAGCCTGTAAACAGGGATTGATTGTTCTTTCGCAGGATTTGATGAGAATGCCtctcctttttttaaagtgctgAATAGCTGCACACAAGTGTTTAGTTGACTTTTAGTTCCATTACATTAGCAGGCTGTAGTGTATCCAAACAGTACCTGTATGTCActgctctgttgtgtttttatggttGACATGGATTCAACCCCTCATAGGTGAAGAGACAAAGAGTAAATGTGCAAAGTTTAACACTGCTTTAAGAATTTTGTGCATCATTGAAAGtgaacacaagatacttgtgcctaAAGGATAAATGCTAAGTGTAGAGATCCCTTAACCTACTTAACCCCTTAATTTTGGTCCCCAAAAGTCAACAATTCAAACTGATGTGCCGCAAGAAGCCAGCACTTCACCAGGGCTGTCAAGTGGAAACATCCCCCATCGCAAGTTTTGGTCAGTTAGTACACTAAGGCATTATTCGTCTGGCCTAGCCTTGGCCTTCACAGCCCAAACAGCATTGCAACCTTCAGATTTTCACCAATATAGCCAATGTGCAGGTATTTACAAACGCATTTAcccaatactgatatcaatacTTAAAACTTATTTCTACATGTAgctgatatttatggctgatatgTGTTTACCATCAGCTAACATTTTCATGTCTGTATATGCTGATAACAAAATTTTAAAGCTAGTATCTGCTGGTATTCGTATGGTGCTGATGATATCATACATCCCTAGTTGCATCCACAAAAAGATTACTTTTGCTTGCACTGACATTACACATGAAACTGCAATGTGTTATGTGAGGAGAGAGACCGATGGAAGGATTTAAGACTGAAGAGCTctgcaaaaacacagcaaaatatTGTTACACGTAACAtgaaatttacagacattttcaggaaaaatgggCTCAGGTACTAagttaaaatgtgtcatttcCGACAGCTGACATAATTTCTACCGTTGAATTCAACCACTCTGGGGAGCTGCTCGCCACTGGGGACAAGGGGGGGCGAGTTGTCATCTTTCAGCAGGAACCAGAGGTaaattttcttttcatattaCTGGATCAGTGTCCAAAAGGGTAATTTAAAATATGATCTACAATGACATAATCTACTTAAACTTTACATTAAATTGCTTCAAAGTGCCACACAAGCTCAGTGTGTTAAAGGAGAACTGCAGATCTGTGGTTTTTTTGAGCTTTGATGccattatttagaaaaaaacatagGTTGTTAGGTTAAAATCCTGTCCCAGCACTGTATGGTGCATATCTGTCCCCTTCTCCCTCTCCACacgtttcctgtctctcttcagctgtcctttcaaaataaacggcaaaaaaaaaatcctttagaCAGAGTTTGTTTGTGTCATTTCAAAACAGAAAGCACTGAAAAGTATCattgaaaattttgacaaccGAACTTGACCCTGTCTGGTATCTGATCACAGAAGAATCAAAATGCTAACTCTTGATCTCTTATTTCTAAAATCAAAAACTCTTAAATTAACTCTGATGGTGCTGTCATTTTTCAGAGCAAGAATCAGCCGCATTGTCGAGGGGAGTACAATGTTTATAGCACCTTTCAGAGCCACGAGCCAGAATTTGACTACCTGAAAAGCCTTGAGATCGAGGAGAAGATCAACAAGATCCGATGGTTGCCTCAAAAGAACGCAGCACAGTTTCTTTTGTCAACTAATGGTAAGTCTGTTACTGTTAATCTGATGATTTCGAAAGGAATGACTGTGGATATTTTTCTTCCAACTCTCTTAAGTTTATCCTTAGGAAATGTCATCTGGCAGCAGGTGATCTAACTTTACAGTTTCTCGTATCATTAATGAATTTTCCATGATCTTTGCTCTTTGTCACCAGATAAAACCATTAAGTTGTGGAAAATTAGTGAGCGTGACAAGAGACCAGAGGGCTACAATTTGAAAGAAGAAGATGGAAGATACCGAGATTTCAACACAGTCACCACACTGCGGGTGAGTATAACTTCCCCAACTTACTGTCTCAAACAGtatttaatgttattttcattgacGAAAGAATGATAATTAGGTTTTGTGTCTCTTCAGAATTGTTTTGACTATTACATTAGATAAATGGGATGTATGCAGACATGCTGAAATCTGCACAACAGCAAACAATTGAATTCCTTGAGCAGACTAACAGTCCATGTGATTACACCTtgattgtctttgttttttatgtgcaTCTCAGACTACAAGGAGCAGATATCTTGCTATATGATCAATAtgagatgcatgatattatcaatattatatcagtattggcagatatgaacatttctgccaatatttacaaacaaTATTTTGCCTATAAAAGCTTCCTTTATCAGGTGTAATTATTGGCCatatgaacaaataaataaaaggaattttaggctggaccaacaggcCTACTTCAGCtgcagtctttttctttattcatcatcaatCCTTACACTTTTGAGGATAGAAATGTATGAATTTGTTCATCCTAAAAACTGTAAAtggtgtgttttaaggactgaagtttgagGTCCTAACTACATTTAAACATTGGTATCAATACCAATTTTGACTAgattcttttatttatattgGCACATGAGAtaactgcaaaaatacaaaatcgtgcatccctattatCAACGGATATGTCCTATTTAAGAGAATGCAGCcttcaaaatcatgttttaatgcAGATTAGATCACAGTGTTACCTCTAAGACTGTCTCATACTGAAAGCTCTTTCAGCGCAGATGACAAATGTGTGCTTTTGAAGTTATTATTAAAAACAAGTATTTTCCTAAGCTGATACTAAGCCCTCTTCTCTCATCAGGTTCCAGTTTTCATGCCGATGGACTTGATGGTGGAAGCCAGCCCGAGACGAGTGTTTGCGAATGCTCACACGTACCACATCAACTCCATCTCCGTCAACAGTGACTGTGAGACGTACCTGTCTGCAGATGACCTGCGCATCAACCTCTGGAACCTGGAGATCACAGATCGCAGCTTTAGTATCCTTTCAGTTTAAACTGTGATTTCTCTTAGCCAACGCcatctttctttttcctgaGAAAGTTCATCACAGATATTCCTATGATCTTAATGCAGAACACTCTCAGGCCATTACAGTTGTGGAAATGTCTATTCATGGTTGTTTTCAAGATTCACAAAGACTGAGTTTAAAACTTTAAGGATATTTTAGAGAATTAGTTTTGCCAAAGTTAACTTTTTCTCTATTTATGCACTGAAATGATGAGTGGAACCTGCAGGTTAGTTTGTTTCTTTAGCTTGAGGCAGCTCTGACTCACTGTCAGATTGTGATCTCCTGAATGCATTGTGTTCACTGGCCCACCTCACGTCAATCACATTTGACACTGTCAGACAGAGCATCACTTGTTTTCTGCAAGAATACTGAAACATGTGAAACGTTAGGGCACCTTATGAAATATTCTGATGGAAATAATTCATCTTTTGATTGGCAAAAAAGCAGGTGTTTTGTGTTATAAGCCAAACTTGGCATCAGCGATCATTTGAGTTAATCAGCCTGTCATATAGGGTTCTACCACTAGATGTCCCCAAAGTAAGGAGTACTTCTTAACATGAGGACTTGAAGTAAAAATGGTCAAGTCAACTAATTTCACTCAACAATCAGTATATACCTttaaacgtggttgtgttgaTGTTGATATATAAAGattctttaagaaaaaaacatgttagcCACTTAACAATCAATATTTTCACACTGAGCATGTTTAGAAAGCACTGAAAAGCTTTTCAGCCACTGAGATATTAATAGTTGCACTTGTCAGAAGTGCAAGTgaagtgaaaaagtatttttccagACATTTAGCCTTAACCTACCGTCTCAGATATTGTTGATATTAAGCCAGCCAACATGGAAGAGTTGACGGAGGTgatcacagcagcagagtttCATCCAAATCAATGCAACACATTTGTgtacagcagcagcaaaggcaCCATTCGCCTGTGTGACATGAGGGCAGCAGCTCTGTGCGACCAGCATACCAAACGTAAGCCAATGTTATCGGTACTGTATGCCTTTTGAATTTCTAGGAAAGTCAGTGATGATGAAATGCAGAAAACTCAGGTCTGTTACTTTAGTTGAACCGTTTAATCCATGTGGATTTGCTAAACTTTTGTGGCTGGTGTATCTGTATAAAGTAGTTGTATTTGTGTCTTATCAATCAAAGTGCATTTCTGTGAGAGTATGAATCAAATCCCAGGCATTTTTTACTCAAAGACAGCTTTTCTAACAGTGAGGTGGCTACTTTCGTCTAGAAACGTCTTAAGCCTGCTGTTTCCTGAGCAGTCGTAATTGAATAGCACGTACACATGTGCGAGCAGAGGTGAAAAGGTTGTGTCACACGCAAGATACCTGAACCATACTTCGGTAGAAATTGTGGAACATCTTTGAGGAAGGAAGTCTCTGGTTAGAGCCTCATTAGTGAAACTTTTCTGTTTGTTCGGCAGCAGTGTCAACCTCTGACCCTGTCTCTCCTGCAGAGAAGTCTTATTAGCCAAACTCCATACACCTGTGTGAGCTCTCTTGTCTCAGAAAATGGGTCAGGAAGATTGACAGTTTTCATTCATACAGTTATCCAGACAGGATAAATTTTTAGCTCATAAGAGTTTTGAGTTGCTAGACAAAAAGCTTTGGGATTTAATGAGTgcaaagaatttttaaaagcGATAAAACTGTCAGGTTTTGGCTTTTGTTTCAGTATATGGAAGTGCCCTCCACAATAGTTAGGTTTATAAaattactttgtttttatgtttttccatCTAGAGAAAGTAGGCTTTTAATGCAATGATTAGTTTAATAATATGTTTGTCAGGCGGGACTGGAAAATTGTAGAGCACATCTGTCCTCAGACCTGGGTATTAAAACAGGTTCATAGGTGTGAACATGGGATGTACAAGTATGTTTAACGTCAGTATTGTCCAGTGTTTACTGATTGTTGGTTGTTTTTCCAATCAATTTAGGGCTGCCTTGTATATGGCTGATGCACAGTATTATGGCTGAATCACGGTCAAACATTAGAGAAACTGTTGGCCTATTATTGTAAGTTTTCCACTAAATGTTGGGGTGAAATCCCTTTGGTATTCAGTCAGCTTAAGTATTTTAAACATTGGTCATTGGCtctaactttcacttttttcatgtcAACATATTACTGCATCAcagttgtttaaaaatgtgggtACGCTAAACATCTGTATCTTTTTCTTTAAGTGTTTGAAGAGCCAGAGGACCCAAACAATCGTTCGTTCTTCTCTGAGATCATCTCATCGATCTCTGATGTGAaattcagccacagtggtcGATACATGATGACTCGTGACTACCTGTCCATTAAAATCTGGGATCTCAACATGGAAACCCGGCCAGTTGAGACATATCAGGTCTGTTACCTTTGTACCACAGCAGGGTTAACTGTTGCTGcttctgtttatttttggcAGATTGTTAGGCTAGACATAATTCTACTGCTTCTCCACCAGAGGGCGTTGTTTTACCAATGTCAGACTGACATGTAATTTTCACTAATGCATCTGCTGATTATGACTAAAATACATCGGCATCTTTTCCTTTAACAGGTGCATGAATATCTCAGGAGTAAGCTGTGTTCACTTTATGAGAATGACTGCATCTTTGACAAGTTTGAGTGCTGCTGGAACGGAAATGACAGGTGAGTTTGTATCAGGGTAAAAGTTTCTTTTAGAGaactgctgtttctctgttgaTTTATTTTGGGATTACATCTTTATTATTCACTTGTTTCCTCATAGTGTGGTGGGAAAATCCCGACATATCCAGTTTACATGAGGCATGCAAACATTGTGGTCTGAATTGAACCAAGCAAACCTTTATCACACCTTATCAATAACTGTGCCTATCTGCTCTGTGCAGACGAGGCTGCTTGCGTGGTGGTTTTTGCTGGTAGTGAATGTGGCCTGTAACACCCACCCTTATAAACACAGCCTACAAATGTAAGCTGGATCTGCAACTATTAATGTAATAATCccacaaatgaaataaattccCCATAAATTTACAGCAATTACCTTCTATAAACATGATCTCCTGCAAATGTAACACCTATTACATTTGCAGGAGATTATGTTTTTGGGAGGATGAAAATCATCAGCTTTTAAAATTATAGTAACTTTCCACAGATGTCAGTCTTATGCACATTTTGTTAAAACAACTACACTATTTACTTCAGCTATAATTCTATAGCTAAagttatatttgtattttaagttgcatgtttttatatttttgttattcacACTCAGGCTTTATTTAGACATATCTGATTGCTCCTGCAAGC
The Cheilinus undulatus linkage group 5, ASM1832078v1, whole genome shotgun sequence DNA segment above includes these coding regions:
- the ppp2r2aa gene encoding serine/threonine-protein phosphatase 2A 55 kDa regulatory subunit B alpha isoform isoform X1, which produces MAGAGGGNSDVQWCFSQVKGAIDDEVAEADIISTVEFNHSGELLATGDKGGRVVIFQQEPESKNQPHCRGEYNVYSTFQSHEPEFDYLKSLEIEEKINKIRWLPQKNAAQFLLSTNDKTIKLWKISERDKRPEGYNLKEEDGRYRDFNTVTTLRVPVFMPMDLMVEASPRRVFANAHTYHINSISVNSDCETYLSADDLRINLWNLEITDRSFNIVDIKPANMEELTEVITAAEFHPNQCNTFVYSSSKGTIRLCDMRAAALCDQHTKLFEEPEDPNNRSFFSEIISSISDVKFSHSGRYMMTRDYLSIKIWDLNMETRPVETYQVHEYLRSKLCSLYENDCIFDKFECCWNGNDSVVMTGSYNNFFRMFDRGYRQDVTLEASRENSKPQSLLKPRKVSSGGKRKKDEISVDSLDFNKKILHTAWHPLDNIIAVATINNLYIFQEKFN
- the ppp2r2aa gene encoding serine/threonine-protein phosphatase 2A 55 kDa regulatory subunit B alpha isoform isoform X2, with translation MMKWLKSKNQPHCRGEYNVYSTFQSHEPEFDYLKSLEIEEKINKIRWLPQKNAAQFLLSTNDKTIKLWKISERDKRPEGYNLKEEDGRYRDFNTVTTLRVPVFMPMDLMVEASPRRVFANAHTYHINSISVNSDCETYLSADDLRINLWNLEITDRSFNIVDIKPANMEELTEVITAAEFHPNQCNTFVYSSSKGTIRLCDMRAAALCDQHTKLFEEPEDPNNRSFFSEIISSISDVKFSHSGRYMMTRDYLSIKIWDLNMETRPVETYQVHEYLRSKLCSLYENDCIFDKFECCWNGNDSVVMTGSYNNFFRMFDRGYRQDVTLEASRENSKPQSLLKPRKVSSGGKRKKDEISVDSLDFNKKILHTAWHPLDNIIAVATINNLYIFQEKFN